From one Mycolicibacterium sp. HK-90 genomic stretch:
- a CDS encoding NUDIX hydrolase — MSAESLHTSAVELLTRWQTTDPGQDTLRHAVLSFLAARPDACLRACVPGHITASALVVDHTGTQTLLTLHPRFGRWLQLGGHCEETDPDIPTAALREATEESGINGLTIDSQLAALHVHPVTCSLGVPTRHLDMQFVVRAPAGAEIACSDESLDLRWWPLDALPEGTDFGLAQLAGAATT, encoded by the coding sequence ATGAGCGCCGAGAGCCTGCACACCTCCGCGGTCGAGTTGCTCACGCGCTGGCAGACAACGGATCCCGGCCAGGACACGCTGCGCCACGCGGTGTTGTCGTTTCTGGCCGCCCGTCCCGATGCGTGCCTGCGGGCCTGCGTGCCCGGCCACATCACCGCCTCGGCCCTGGTCGTCGACCACACCGGGACCCAGACGCTGCTGACGCTGCACCCGCGGTTCGGCCGCTGGCTGCAGCTCGGCGGGCACTGCGAGGAAACCGATCCCGACATCCCGACGGCCGCACTGCGCGAGGCCACCGAGGAGTCCGGCATCAACGGGCTGACCATCGACTCGCAACTGGCTGCGCTGCACGTACATCCGGTGACGTGTTCACTGGGGGTGCCGACCCGTCACCTCGACATGCAGTTCGTGGTGCGGGCACCGGCCGGCGCCGAGATCGCCTGCAGCGACGAATCTTTGGACCTGCGCTGGTGGCCGCTGGATGCGCTTCCCGAGGGCACCGACTTCGGTCTGGCACAGCTGGCGGGCGCCGCGACGACCTAG
- a CDS encoding coenzyme F420-0:L-glutamate ligase yields the protein MTTAVNTEHGSADRVEILPVPGLPEFRPGDNLAAALAEAAPWLRDGDVLVVTSKIVSKCEGRIVTAPSDPEERDALRRKLIDDEAVRVLARKGRTLITENAIGLVQAAAGVDGSNVDSNELALLPIDPDGSAAALRDGLRAQLGVTVAVVITDTMGRAWRNGQADFAIGASGLTVLHGYAGARDRHGNELLVTEVAVADEIAAAADLVKGKLTAIPVAVVRGLDLPDDGSNAGTLLRSGEDDLFWLGTAEAIQMGRGQAQLLRRSVRHFSDDPVDPAVIEAAVGEALTAPAPHHTRPVRFVWVQDRATRIRLLDRMKEKWRTDLTGDGRDPESVERRLNRGQILYDAPELVIPFLVPDGAHSYPDDARTEAEHTMFTVAVGAAVQALLVALAVREVGSCWIGSTIFAGDLVRAELDLPADWEPLGAIAIGHAADPQPARDPVPTDGLLVRR from the coding sequence GTGACCACCGCAGTGAACACTGAGCACGGCTCGGCCGACCGGGTCGAGATTCTGCCGGTACCAGGGCTTCCCGAGTTCCGGCCCGGGGACAACCTGGCCGCCGCGCTGGCGGAGGCAGCACCGTGGCTGCGCGACGGGGACGTACTCGTGGTCACCAGCAAGATCGTCTCCAAGTGCGAAGGCCGCATCGTCACCGCGCCGTCCGATCCGGAGGAGCGGGACGCCTTGCGGCGCAAGTTGATCGACGATGAGGCCGTCCGCGTGCTGGCCCGCAAGGGCCGGACCCTGATCACCGAGAACGCCATCGGTCTGGTCCAGGCCGCGGCCGGCGTCGACGGTTCCAACGTCGACTCCAACGAATTGGCCCTGTTGCCAATCGATCCCGATGGAAGCGCGGCGGCCCTGCGCGACGGCCTGCGTGCGCAGCTGGGCGTCACCGTCGCCGTGGTGATCACCGACACCATGGGCCGGGCCTGGCGTAACGGCCAGGCCGACTTCGCGATCGGGGCATCCGGACTCACCGTGCTGCACGGCTACGCGGGCGCGCGTGACCGGCACGGCAACGAGCTGCTGGTCACCGAGGTGGCCGTGGCCGACGAGATCGCCGCCGCAGCCGATCTGGTGAAGGGCAAGCTCACCGCGATCCCGGTGGCGGTGGTCCGCGGGCTCGACCTGCCCGACGACGGTTCGAACGCGGGCACGCTGCTGCGCTCCGGTGAGGACGACCTGTTCTGGCTGGGCACCGCCGAGGCGATCCAGATGGGGCGCGGCCAGGCTCAACTGCTACGCCGGTCGGTGCGCCACTTCAGCGATGATCCCGTCGACCCCGCGGTGATCGAGGCCGCCGTCGGTGAAGCACTCACCGCGCCCGCCCCGCACCACACCCGCCCGGTGCGGTTCGTCTGGGTCCAGGACCGCGCCACCCGGATCCGGCTGCTCGACCGGATGAAGGAAAAATGGCGGACCGACCTGACCGGCGACGGCCGGGACCCGGAGTCCGTCGAGCGACGGTTGAATCGTGGTCAGATCCTTTATGACGCGCCGGAACTCGTGATCCCCTTCTTGGTTCCCGACGGCGCGCACAGCTATCCCGACGATGCCCGAACCGAGGCCGAGCACACCATGTTCACCGTCGCGGTCGGAGCCGCGGTGCAGGCCCTGCTGGTCGCACTGGCCGTGCGCGAGGTGGGCAGCTGCTGGATCGGCTCGACGATCTTCGCCGGCGACCTGGTGCGGGCCGAACTGGATCTTCCCGCCGACTGGGAACCGTTGGGCGCCATCGCGATCGGCCATGCCGCTGATCCACAGCCGGCGCGTGACCCGGTGCCCACCGACGGCCTGCTGGTCCGCAGATGA
- the cofD gene encoding 2-phospho-L-lactate transferase: protein MKITVLVGGVGGARFLLGVQHLLGLGAFGGTDSKHELTAIVNVGDDAWMHGVRICPDLDTCMYTLGGGIDPERGWGHRNETWHAKEELAAYGVQPDWFGLGDRDLATHLVRTQMLRAGYPLSQVTEALCKRWSPGARLLPVTDDRSETHVVITDPEDGSRHAIHFQEWWVRYRAQVPSHSFAFVGAEQATPAPGVTEAIADADVVLLAPSNPVVSIGPILQIPGIRGALRSTKAPVVGYSPIIDGKPLRGMADECLRIIGVESTSQAVGQHFGARSGTGLLDGWLVHEGDQADIEGVRVRAVPLLMTDPSTTAEMVRAGLDLADVAL, encoded by the coding sequence GTGAAGATCACCGTTCTGGTCGGCGGCGTCGGAGGCGCCCGCTTTTTGCTGGGGGTACAGCACCTGTTGGGACTCGGGGCATTCGGTGGCACCGACAGCAAGCATGAACTCACCGCGATCGTGAACGTGGGCGACGACGCCTGGATGCACGGCGTCCGGATCTGCCCCGACCTCGACACCTGCATGTACACCCTGGGCGGCGGCATCGACCCGGAACGCGGCTGGGGCCATCGCAACGAAACCTGGCACGCCAAGGAAGAACTGGCCGCCTACGGCGTGCAACCCGACTGGTTCGGCCTGGGCGACCGCGACCTGGCCACCCACCTGGTGCGCACCCAGATGCTCCGAGCCGGATACCCGTTGTCGCAGGTCACCGAGGCGCTGTGCAAGCGCTGGTCCCCGGGGGCCCGGCTGCTGCCGGTCACCGACGACCGAAGCGAGACGCACGTGGTGATCACCGACCCGGAGGACGGCTCACGCCACGCGATCCACTTCCAGGAGTGGTGGGTGCGCTATCGGGCGCAGGTGCCGTCGCACAGTTTTGCGTTCGTCGGCGCAGAACAGGCAACCCCGGCCCCGGGTGTCACCGAGGCCATCGCCGACGCGGATGTCGTGTTGCTGGCACCGTCGAACCCCGTCGTGAGCATCGGGCCCATCCTGCAGATCCCCGGCATTCGCGGCGCGCTGCGCTCGACCAAGGCACCGGTGGTCGGCTACTCCCCCATCATCGATGGAAAACCGTTGCGCGGCATGGCCGATGAGTGTCTGCGCATCATCGGCGTGGAGTCCACCTCGCAGGCCGTCGGACAGCACTTCGGCGCCCGGTCGGGTACCGGACTGCTCGACGGCTGGCTGGTGCACGAGGGCGATCAGGCCGACATCGAGGGCGTGCGGGTGCGCGCCGTGCCGCTGTTGATGACCGACCCGTCGACCACCGCCGAGATGGTGCGCGCCGGACTGGACCTCGCGGACGTTGCACTGTGA
- a CDS encoding WhiB family transcriptional regulator produces the protein MSLVPDHIDGDPATEDDQWQERALCAQTDPEAFFPEKGGSTREAKRICQGCEVKDACLEYALAHDERFGIWGGLSERERRRLKRGII, from the coding sequence CTGAGTTTGGTACCCGATCACATTGATGGTGATCCGGCAACGGAGGACGACCAATGGCAGGAACGTGCGCTGTGCGCACAGACCGACCCGGAGGCGTTCTTCCCGGAGAAGGGCGGGTCTACCCGCGAGGCCAAGCGCATCTGCCAGGGCTGCGAAGTCAAGGATGCCTGCTTGGAGTACGCGCTCGCGCACGATGAGCGCTTCGGTATTTGGGGAGGTTTGTCAGAACGGGAGCGTCGCCGCCTCAAACGCGGCATCATCTGA
- a CDS encoding metallopeptidase family protein: MRGPLLPRTVPGWRSRAERFDMAVLESYEPIERRWGSRLRELDVAVDEIPRMSPKDPDSVQWPPEVIADGPIALARLIPAGVDVRGNSTRARIVLFRKPIERRVKGSDELADLLHEILVAQVATYLGVEPSVIDPTIDED, encoded by the coding sequence ATTCGCGGGCCGCTGCTTCCGCGAACGGTTCCCGGCTGGCGCAGTCGCGCCGAACGGTTCGACATGGCGGTGCTGGAATCGTATGAGCCGATCGAACGGCGGTGGGGTTCGCGACTGCGGGAACTCGACGTCGCCGTCGACGAGATTCCGCGGATGTCCCCGAAAGATCCGGACAGTGTGCAATGGCCGCCCGAGGTCATCGCCGACGGCCCGATCGCGTTGGCGAGGCTGATACCCGCCGGGGTCGACGTCAGGGGAAACTCGACCCGGGCTCGAATTGTCTTGTTCCGCAAGCCCATCGAGCGCCGGGTCAAAGGATCCGATGAGCTTGCCGACTTGCTGCATGAAATCCTGGTGGCCCAGGTGGCCACCTATCTGGGAGTCGAACCGTCAGTCATCGACCCAACGATCGACGAGGACTGA
- a CDS encoding DUF3499 domain-containing protein yields MNVPRRCCRPGCPHYAVATLTFVYSDSTAVVGPLATVSEPHSWDLCVGHAGRITAPRGWELVRHAGPLPAHPDEDDLVALADAVREGQPGAARGGVVAGFSDPSTGVGTGAVLAPAARPAETNGRRRGHLRVLPDPTD; encoded by the coding sequence GTGAATGTTCCCCGTCGCTGCTGCCGGCCCGGGTGCCCGCACTATGCCGTGGCGACGTTGACTTTTGTCTACTCCGACTCCACGGCTGTGGTCGGACCTCTTGCCACGGTGTCCGAGCCCCACTCCTGGGATCTGTGCGTCGGCCACGCCGGACGCATCACGGCTCCGCGAGGCTGGGAGCTGGTCCGCCATGCCGGCCCGTTGCCCGCCCACCCCGATGAAGACGATCTGGTGGCGCTGGCCGATGCCGTCCGGGAAGGCCAGCCGGGCGCGGCCCGCGGTGGCGTCGTGGCCGGATTCTCCGACCCGTCCACCGGTGTGGGCACCGGCGCGGTGCTGGCGCCGGCGGCGCGTCCCGCGGAGACCAACGGACGGCGTCGCGGCCACCTGCGGGTGTTGCCGGATCCCACCGATTAG
- a CDS encoding phosphomannomutase/phosphoglucomutase, which yields MSRPATAVHDVIKAYDVRGLVGSQIDEDFVAEVGGAFARLVRADGAKQVVIGYDMRESSPALAAAFADGVTSQGLDVVRVGLASTDQLYFASGLLDCPGAMFTASHNPAAYNGIKLCRAGAKPVGKDTGLSVIADEVIAGVPAFDGRAGSVSDRDVLADYGAFLRSLVDLSELRPLRIAVDAGNGMAGHTTPAVLGPIAGATVLPLFFELDGTFPNHEANPLNPDNLIDLQAHVLATGADIGLAFDGDADRCFVVDELGRPVSPSAVTALVAARELTREIGATVIHNLITSRAVPELVVERGGTPVRSRVGHSYIKALMAETGAIFGGEHSAHYYFRDFWGADSGMLAALHVLAALGEQDRPLSEIMADYQRYEASGEINFTVSDAPACVDAVLKSFGSSIHSIDHLDGVTVDLGEGNWFNLRTSNTEPLLRLNVEARTAEDVAALVDRVSAQIREVSEPVP from the coding sequence ATGTCTAGGCCAGCGACGGCTGTTCACGATGTCATCAAGGCCTATGACGTCCGCGGATTGGTCGGCTCCCAGATCGACGAGGATTTCGTTGCCGAGGTCGGGGGTGCGTTCGCTCGTCTGGTCCGCGCCGACGGTGCGAAGCAGGTCGTGATCGGCTACGACATGCGGGAGAGTTCACCGGCACTGGCCGCCGCGTTCGCCGACGGCGTCACCTCCCAGGGCCTGGACGTGGTCCGCGTCGGGCTGGCCTCCACCGATCAGCTGTACTTCGCCTCGGGCCTGCTGGACTGCCCGGGGGCGATGTTCACGGCGAGCCACAACCCGGCCGCCTACAACGGGATCAAGCTGTGCCGGGCCGGGGCCAAGCCGGTGGGCAAGGACACCGGACTGTCGGTCATCGCCGACGAGGTGATCGCCGGGGTGCCTGCGTTCGACGGCCGTGCGGGTTCGGTGTCCGACCGCGACGTGCTGGCCGACTACGGGGCCTTCCTGCGGTCGCTGGTCGATCTTTCCGAGTTGCGCCCGCTGCGGATCGCCGTCGACGCGGGGAACGGGATGGCCGGCCACACCACCCCTGCGGTGCTCGGACCGATCGCGGGTGCCACCGTCCTCCCACTGTTCTTCGAACTCGACGGAACGTTCCCGAACCACGAGGCGAACCCGCTGAATCCCGACAACCTCATCGACCTGCAGGCCCATGTGCTGGCCACCGGCGCTGACATCGGCCTGGCGTTCGACGGCGATGCCGACCGCTGCTTCGTGGTCGACGAACTCGGCCGTCCGGTGTCGCCGTCGGCGGTGACCGCCCTGGTGGCCGCCCGTGAGCTCACCCGCGAGATCGGTGCCACGGTGATCCACAACCTGATCACCTCGCGTGCCGTCCCGGAACTGGTGGTCGAGCGGGGCGGCACCCCGGTCCGGTCGCGCGTCGGCCACTCGTACATCAAGGCTCTGATGGCCGAGACCGGCGCCATCTTCGGCGGGGAGCATTCCGCGCACTACTACTTCCGTGATTTCTGGGGCGCGGATTCCGGCATGCTCGCCGCGCTGCACGTGCTGGCCGCACTCGGCGAGCAGGACCGTCCACTGTCGGAGATCATGGCGGACTATCAGCGGTACGAGGCCTCCGGCGAGATCAATTTCACCGTCAGCGACGCGCCGGCATGTGTCGACGCCGTGCTGAAGTCCTTCGGCAGCTCGATCCACTCCATCGACCATCTCGACGGTGTCACCGTCGATCTGGGTGAGGGGAACTGGTTCAACCTGCGTACCTCCAACACCGAACCGCTCCTGCGGCTGAACGTGGAAGCACGTACGGCCGAGGACGTGGCCGCGCTCGTCGACAGAGTTTCGGCGCAGATCCGTGAAGTGAGCGAGCCGGTGCCGTGA
- a CDS encoding TobH protein, with product MNAVDATVDLDDGDGLLAADRNGLLRAAAMAGAQVRATAAALAEGVLDPLRADHPPRTVIWVGGRGAAEHAGAILAGVLGASIAAPFVVAGETPPWLGALDVVIIAGDDPGDPALVNAAATGVRRGARVLIVAPHEGPLRDVAAGRAVVLAPRLWVPDDFGLTRYLAAGLAALHVVDPGTRVDLSALADELDAEALRNSAGRDLFTNPAKTLAERMSGADVVLAGANPATLALARHGATALLRLAGEVVAAAGLGDVLAAAGNGELGSPAARSLFHDEEIDGPLPRRTRTFALITDDERQLVGARVAGFDDISVVGAEDVPESAGTVLPAGRPEQQLAVLAVRVEMTAVYLKLVRG from the coding sequence GTGAACGCCGTGGACGCCACGGTTGACCTGGATGACGGTGACGGACTTCTCGCCGCCGATCGGAATGGTCTGCTGCGGGCCGCGGCGATGGCGGGAGCCCAGGTTCGGGCGACGGCCGCGGCGCTGGCCGAAGGCGTGCTCGACCCGCTGCGCGCCGATCATCCTCCGCGCACGGTGATTTGGGTCGGCGGCCGTGGCGCCGCCGAGCATGCGGGCGCGATCCTGGCGGGTGTGCTCGGCGCGTCGATCGCGGCGCCGTTCGTGGTGGCCGGAGAAACCCCGCCGTGGCTCGGCGCGTTGGACGTGGTGATCATCGCCGGTGACGATCCGGGTGATCCTGCCTTGGTGAACGCGGCAGCCACGGGTGTGCGTCGCGGCGCCCGCGTGCTGATCGTGGCACCGCATGAGGGGCCGCTGCGTGACGTCGCCGCCGGGCGCGCGGTCGTGTTGGCGCCGCGGCTGTGGGTGCCCGACGACTTCGGCCTGACCCGCTACCTGGCCGCCGGGCTGGCCGCGCTGCACGTGGTGGATCCGGGTACGCGCGTGGACCTGTCCGCGCTGGCCGACGAACTCGACGCGGAAGCGTTGCGCAACAGCGCCGGACGGGACCTGTTCACCAATCCCGCCAAGACCCTGGCCGAGCGGATGTCGGGCGCTGACGTGGTGCTCGCCGGCGCCAACCCCGCGACCCTCGCACTGGCCCGCCACGGCGCCACCGCGTTGCTTCGGCTGGCCGGGGAAGTCGTCGCGGCCGCGGGATTGGGCGACGTGCTGGCCGCGGCGGGCAATGGGGAACTCGGGTCACCCGCGGCCCGCTCGCTGTTCCATGACGAGGAGATCGACGGGCCGCTGCCACGGCGCACTCGGACGTTCGCGTTGATCACCGATGACGAACGACAATTGGTGGGGGCCCGGGTCGCCGGCTTCGACGACATATCGGTGGTCGGTGCCGAGGACGTACCCGAATCGGCCGGGACGGTCCTGCCGGCCGGGCGCCCCGAACAACAACTGGCGGTTCTGGCCGTACGTGTCGAGATGACGGCCGTATACTTGAAACTGGTTCGAGGATAA
- the manA gene encoding mannose-6-phosphate isomerase, class I — protein MHLLRGVVRTYAWGSRTAIADFTGRPSPTIHPEAELWFGAHPGDPAWLQTEHGEESLLQAVTDDPEGQLGNVAIGRFGDTLPFLVKVLAADEPLSLQAHPSAAQAREGFDREDRLEIPVSSPIRNYRDRSHKPELLVALGQFDALAGFRPVEYTVELMRALAVSDLDPFINLLSDQSDADGLRALFTTWITAPQPDLDVLVPAVLDGAVHYIRSGEKKFAAEVKTVLELGERYPGDAGVLASLLLNRISLQPGEGIYLPAGNLHAYLHGVGVEVMANSDNVLRGGLTPKHVDVPELLRVLDFTPTPEHQLVPETVTRGAETIYQTPAQEFAVSVLTVDGDRIGDEIDVHSHHDGPQLLLCTQGAAVVYADDDKLTLDRGSAAWVAAQDGPIRLTAGEPTKLFRVTVGI, from the coding sequence GTGCATCTGCTACGCGGAGTGGTGCGGACCTATGCCTGGGGTTCGCGGACGGCCATCGCTGATTTCACCGGAAGGCCAAGTCCCACAATCCATCCAGAGGCCGAGCTGTGGTTCGGCGCGCATCCCGGCGATCCGGCCTGGCTGCAGACCGAGCACGGCGAAGAGTCGCTGCTGCAGGCCGTCACCGATGACCCCGAGGGGCAACTGGGCAATGTGGCGATCGGCAGATTCGGCGACACGTTGCCGTTCCTCGTCAAGGTGCTCGCCGCCGATGAACCGTTGTCCCTGCAAGCCCATCCCAGTGCAGCGCAGGCCCGGGAGGGCTTCGACCGTGAGGACCGGCTCGAGATTCCGGTGTCCTCGCCGATCCGGAATTACCGTGACCGCAGCCATAAGCCCGAATTGCTGGTTGCCCTAGGGCAATTCGATGCCCTCGCCGGATTCCGGCCCGTTGAGTACACGGTCGAGTTGATGCGTGCGCTCGCCGTCTCGGACCTGGACCCGTTCATCAACCTGCTGTCCGATCAGTCCGACGCCGACGGGTTGCGTGCCCTGTTCACCACCTGGATCACCGCGCCGCAGCCAGACCTCGATGTGCTGGTGCCGGCCGTCCTCGACGGCGCGGTCCATTACATTCGTTCGGGGGAAAAGAAATTCGCCGCCGAGGTCAAGACGGTGCTCGAACTCGGTGAGCGCTATCCCGGTGATGCCGGCGTGCTGGCCTCACTGCTGCTCAACCGCATCAGCCTCCAGCCGGGTGAGGGCATCTACCTTCCCGCCGGCAACCTGCACGCCTATCTGCACGGCGTCGGAGTCGAGGTGATGGCCAACTCGGACAACGTGCTGCGCGGTGGCTTGACCCCGAAGCACGTGGACGTGCCGGAACTGCTGCGGGTACTGGACTTCACCCCGACCCCGGAACATCAACTGGTCCCCGAAACCGTCACCCGCGGAGCGGAAACCATCTACCAGACGCCGGCCCAGGAGTTCGCGGTGTCGGTGCTGACGGTCGACGGCGACCGGATCGGTGACGAGATCGACGTGCACTCCCACCACGACGGTCCGCAGCTTCTGCTGTGTACGCAGGGTGCCGCCGTCGTGTACGCCGACGACGACAAGCTGACGTTGGACCGGGGCTCTGCGGCCTGGGTGGCGGCCCAGGACGGCCCGATCCGTCTGACCGCCGGAGAGCCGACGAAACTCTTCCGCGTGACCGTTGGGATCTAG
- a CDS encoding NAD(P)/FAD-dependent oxidoreductase: protein MGRTLEISPNHAVVVGGSIAGLCAARVLSEHYEHVTLYERDELPEQPVNRSAIPQGQHVHLLMARGAEELEGLFPGLLDDMASSGVPVVRNRHESIHFAAAGHVLETGLDDKYVAYVPSRGQLEWQIRRRVSALAGIEISRRVVAQPQYDAAKERVTGVLLDDGDVVPADLVVDASGRGSRLPAWLQQWGFDRPREDSIQIGVTYASQRVTIPEELIAQKMVIVGATRSRPLGMGMLFHEDGIWTVTSFGVAKSEPPRDFAGVCALADEILPAEISAALRAGTPVGAMNFHRYPTSKWRRYERIGRFPDGIVPFGDAVVSLNPTFGQGVTVTALQAAGLRTALARGTDDLTWRLAFNTARTIYPVWLMNAAADHAEHGAHGGRVWWYRPVYELFKQFVAAAEKDPVLAEWFLRRTSLLESLYLVPPPRLIGRAVRNNIKQWLAQRRRHDDEGREMATTAS, encoded by the coding sequence ATGGGCAGGACTCTCGAAATTTCCCCGAACCATGCCGTTGTCGTCGGAGGGAGCATCGCCGGCCTCTGCGCGGCCCGGGTGCTCTCCGAACACTACGAGCACGTCACGCTCTATGAACGGGACGAGCTCCCGGAGCAGCCGGTGAACCGCAGTGCCATTCCACAGGGGCAGCACGTCCATCTGCTGATGGCCCGCGGCGCCGAAGAGCTCGAAGGCCTGTTCCCCGGCCTGCTCGACGACATGGCCTCCTCCGGGGTCCCGGTGGTGCGCAACCGCCACGAGTCGATTCACTTCGCCGCCGCCGGCCACGTCCTGGAGACCGGCCTGGACGACAAGTACGTCGCCTACGTGCCGAGCCGTGGCCAACTCGAATGGCAGATCCGTAGGCGCGTCAGCGCTCTGGCCGGCATCGAGATCAGCCGCCGCGTGGTCGCGCAGCCGCAATACGACGCGGCGAAAGAGCGAGTGACCGGGGTGTTGCTCGACGACGGTGACGTCGTGCCGGCGGACCTGGTGGTCGACGCGTCGGGCCGCGGCAGCCGGCTGCCCGCGTGGCTGCAGCAGTGGGGATTCGACCGTCCACGTGAGGATTCGATACAGATCGGCGTCACCTACGCCTCGCAGCGCGTGACGATCCCGGAGGAACTGATCGCCCAGAAGATGGTGATCGTCGGCGCCACCCGGAGCCGGCCGTTGGGTATGGGCATGCTGTTCCACGAGGACGGCATCTGGACCGTGACGAGTTTCGGGGTCGCCAAATCCGAACCCCCGCGTGACTTCGCGGGCGTCTGCGCTCTGGCCGACGAGATCCTGCCGGCCGAGATCAGTGCCGCGTTGCGGGCAGGTACGCCCGTCGGAGCCATGAACTTTCATCGCTACCCGACGAGCAAGTGGCGCCGCTACGAACGGATCGGCAGGTTCCCGGACGGAATCGTGCCGTTCGGTGATGCGGTGGTGAGCCTCAACCCCACGTTCGGGCAGGGCGTGACGGTGACCGCGCTGCAGGCCGCCGGGCTGCGCACCGCGCTGGCCCGCGGGACGGACGACCTGACGTGGCGGCTGGCGTTCAACACCGCCAGGACGATCTACCCGGTGTGGTTGATGAACGCCGCGGCCGACCATGCCGAGCACGGGGCGCACGGCGGCCGCGTCTGGTGGTACCGGCCGGTGTACGAGCTGTTCAAACAATTCGTCGCAGCAGCCGAGAAAGATCCCGTTCTCGCCGAATGGTTCCTGCGCAGGACCAGCCTGCTCGAGAGCCTGTATCTCGTGCCGCCGCCGCGACTGATCGGACGCGCCGTGCGCAACAACATCAAGCAGTGGCTCGCCCAGCGCCGGCGTCATGACGACGAGGGCCGGGAAATGGCCACCACGGCTTCGTGA
- a CDS encoding diiron oxygenase, producing the protein MTTVSDADDGLSEDLYIDRVEALSRATVRRSFDPYVDIDWEAPENALDRNDPRWQLDPESSPLGATDWYAEQPMQRRIDIGRWVTANTLKVTLQFEMMLIRGVVHYAGKMPNGSRVFRYLLHELTDECNHIQMFQEFINRTGEDVPGMRRGSRVIGPILGFIGGYANFILFMGVLCGEQPLHFQQTLQHRGAAHVPPLLNKVTYIHLAEEARHIAFADDHLAERVKSASRLKRAWYAFLFPFFLRWLIGEMIGPPRSFAREFGVPRRVFKAAYWRSAESRRMMAESAADVRRVAEDLGLRMAGTRWIWRVLGIEGRLPRYRGEPDRSPMSTRTTEMRTVAAWRLVPVAIMAGVALLVAPDGVKIIACAAAGAGVWAAYHVLRDRRGGVVGNQPFEWPRLFVWVAVCVAMIPAGGLIGLALVVFMIWALAEYMPTI; encoded by the coding sequence ATGACGACGGTCAGCGACGCGGACGACGGCTTATCAGAGGACCTCTACATCGACCGGGTGGAGGCCCTCTCTCGAGCTACGGTCCGTCGCAGCTTCGATCCGTACGTCGACATCGACTGGGAAGCGCCCGAGAACGCGCTTGACCGGAACGACCCCCGATGGCAGTTGGATCCGGAGTCGTCTCCGCTGGGGGCCACCGACTGGTATGCCGAACAGCCGATGCAGCGGCGCATCGACATCGGTCGCTGGGTCACCGCAAACACGCTCAAGGTCACGCTGCAGTTCGAGATGATGCTGATCCGCGGCGTTGTGCACTACGCGGGAAAAATGCCGAACGGCTCGCGCGTGTTCCGGTACCTCCTCCACGAGCTGACCGACGAATGCAACCACATCCAGATGTTCCAGGAGTTCATCAACCGCACCGGCGAAGACGTTCCCGGGATGCGGCGGGGCTCTCGGGTGATCGGGCCGATCCTGGGCTTCATCGGGGGCTACGCCAACTTCATCCTCTTCATGGGGGTGCTGTGCGGCGAACAGCCACTGCACTTCCAGCAGACGCTGCAGCATCGTGGTGCCGCTCATGTGCCTCCGCTGCTGAACAAGGTCACCTACATCCATCTGGCCGAGGAAGCTCGGCACATAGCGTTCGCCGACGATCATCTGGCCGAGCGGGTCAAGAGCGCCAGCCGTCTCAAACGGGCGTGGTACGCATTCCTCTTCCCCTTCTTTCTCCGGTGGCTGATCGGGGAGATGATCGGACCACCGCGCAGTTTCGCGCGTGAGTTCGGCGTCCCGCGCCGGGTCTTCAAGGCCGCTTACTGGAGGAGCGCTGAATCCCGCCGGATGATGGCCGAATCCGCCGCCGACGTGCGGCGGGTTGCCGAGGATCTAGGCCTGCGGATGGCCGGGACACGTTGGATCTGGCGAGTGCTGGGTATCGAGGGGCGCCTCCCGCGGTACCGCGGTGAGCCGGATCGGAGTCCCATGAGCACGCGCACGACCGAGATGCGAACGGTCGCGGCGTGGCGCCTCGTGCCCGTCGCGATCATGGCGGGTGTCGCCCTGCTGGTGGCACCGGACGGCGTGAAGATCATCGCGTGCGCCGCCGCCGGGGCGGGCGTATGGGCCGCCTACCACGTGCTGCGGGATCGGCGCGGCGGTGTGGTGGGCAACCAGCCCTTCGAATGGCCGCGGCTCTTTGTCTGGGTCGCGGTGTGCGTGGCGATGATTCCCGCGGGCGGGCTGATCGGTCTCGCCCTGGTGGTGTTCATGATCTGGGCGCTCGCCGAATACATGCCCACCATCTGA